One Methanophagales archaeon genomic region harbors:
- the comE gene encoding sulfopyruvate decarboxylase subunit beta, producing MMEEEVIGILRSNGIDVVSTLPCGRIRRLLELVHSDIELKAIRLNKEEDGVGISAGAYLGGGKPAMIIQSSGLGNCFNALLSLSVTYRLPLPILSSWRGVHNEDIPAQIPFNKALPDALRALGIPYKEIRTRERIGAVDEVIKEAYENSSPCVALLSPAIWTGSESDSEELEHAFPERNKKRCVSYEKEIRDGEMTRYEAMRIVAEFLDGECVVTNIGIPSKELYAIRDRALNFYMLGSYGQASAIGLGLALSTKREVIVLDGDGSLLTTSVLPTIAAEEPHNLSIFCMDNGTLGSTGDQLTDAYTVVDMELMAIAAGIENTVKVHTANELRYALEHLYQHKGPRFIHVIVKPGNQDTDNIKLSPEQIKRRFMEACVTV from the coding sequence AAGAAGAAGTGATAGGGATATTGAGAAGTAACGGGATAGATGTAGTGAGTACACTGCCATGTGGTCGAATCAGGCGTCTTTTAGAGCTTGTACATTCAGATATAGAGCTCAAGGCTATAAGATTGAACAAGGAAGAAGACGGGGTTGGCATAAGTGCAGGAGCATATCTCGGTGGGGGGAAGCCAGCGATGATCATACAGAGCTCGGGTCTGGGCAACTGTTTCAATGCATTGCTATCTCTTTCGGTTACTTACAGATTGCCACTACCAATTTTAAGCAGCTGGCGTGGTGTTCATAACGAGGATATACCAGCGCAGATACCATTTAATAAAGCTCTACCAGATGCGTTACGTGCATTGGGTATTCCCTACAAGGAGATAAGAACCCGCGAGAGGATAGGAGCGGTGGATGAGGTTATTAAAGAGGCGTATGAGAATAGTAGCCCATGTGTAGCTTTGTTATCGCCCGCGATATGGACCGGAAGTGAAAGTGATAGTGAAGAGCTCGAACATGCGTTTCCCGAGCGAAATAAGAAGCGATGCGTGAGTTATGAGAAGGAGATTCGAGATGGGGAGATGACGCGCTATGAAGCGATGCGAATAGTGGCTGAGTTTTTAGATGGTGAATGTGTAGTCACAAATATAGGAATACCAAGTAAGGAATTGTATGCGATCAGGGATAGGGCGCTGAATTTTTATATGCTTGGTAGTTACGGTCAGGCATCTGCGATAGGTCTGGGGCTAGCATTGAGTACAAAGAGAGAAGTAATTGTACTGGATGGTGATGGCAGCCTATTAACAACGAGCGTATTACCCACAATAGCGGCAGAAGAGCCTCATAATCTCTCCATCTTCTGTATGGATAATGGAACACTGGGAAGCACAGGAGACCAGTTGACGGATGCGTATACAGTGGTGGACATGGAATTGATGGCGATAGCGGCTGGTATAGAGAATACAGTGAAGGTGCATACAGCGAATGAGCTGCGTTACGCACTTGAGCATCTATACCAGCATAAAGGTCCAAGATTCATTCATGTGATAGTGAAACCGGGCAATCAGGATACTGACAACATAAAGTTGAGTCCTGAACAGATAAAGCGAAGGTTTATGGAGGCATGTGTGACAGTGTGA